In Chiroxiphia lanceolata isolate bChiLan1 chromosome 2, bChiLan1.pri, whole genome shotgun sequence, a single genomic region encodes these proteins:
- the NHLH2 gene encoding helix-loop-helix protein 2 isoform X2 yields MMLSPDQAADSDHPSSAPSDPESLGGADAQALSCCVSDPEPAEGGGGGEGRGGGGGGGGEGRGGGRPGLHPPPLSREEKRRRRRATAKYRSAHATRERIRVEAFNLAFAELRKLLPTLPPDKKLSKIEILRLAICYISYLNHVLDV; encoded by the coding sequence ATGATGCTTAGCCCGGACCAAGCCGCCGACTCTGATCACCCCTCCTCGGCGCCCTCCGACCCGGAGTCTCTGGGCGGCGCGGACGCCCAGGCTCTCAGCTGCTGCGTGTCCGACCCGGAGCCCGCcgagggcggcggcggcggcgagggCCGGGGCGGCGGAGGGGGTGGCGGCGGGgagggccggggcgggggccggcCGGGGCTGCACCCTCCGCCGCTGAGCCGGGAGGAgaagcggcggcggcgccgcgccACGGCCAAGTACCGCTCTGCCCACGCCACGCGTGAGCGGATCCGCGTGGAGGCCTTCAACCTGGCCTTCGCCGAGCTGCGCAagctgctgcccaccctgcccccCGACAAGAAGCTCTCCAAGATCGAGATCCTGCGCCTCGCCATCTGCTACATCTCCTATCTCAACCACGTGCTGGACGTGTAG
- the NHLH2 gene encoding helix-loop-helix protein 2 isoform X1 produces the protein MSLVPVPVSLPRALPLYPRCPDPLSPLSLSREGSSAPSKMMLSPDQAADSDHPSSAPSDPESLGGADAQALSCCVSDPEPAEGGGGGEGRGGGGGGGGEGRGGGRPGLHPPPLSREEKRRRRRATAKYRSAHATRERIRVEAFNLAFAELRKLLPTLPPDKKLSKIEILRLAICYISYLNHVLDV, from the coding sequence ATGTCCCTTGTGCCCGTGCCCGTGTCCCTGCCCCGTGCCTTGCCCCTGTATCCCCGGTGTCCTGACCCGCTCTCTCCGCTTTCTCTGTCTCGGGAAGGCTCCTCCGCCCCCTCCAAGATGATGCTTAGCCCGGACCAAGCCGCCGACTCTGATCACCCCTCCTCGGCGCCCTCCGACCCGGAGTCTCTGGGCGGCGCGGACGCCCAGGCTCTCAGCTGCTGCGTGTCCGACCCGGAGCCCGCcgagggcggcggcggcggcgagggCCGGGGCGGCGGAGGGGGTGGCGGCGGGgagggccggggcgggggccggcCGGGGCTGCACCCTCCGCCGCTGAGCCGGGAGGAgaagcggcggcggcgccgcgccACGGCCAAGTACCGCTCTGCCCACGCCACGCGTGAGCGGATCCGCGTGGAGGCCTTCAACCTGGCCTTCGCCGAGCTGCGCAagctgctgcccaccctgcccccCGACAAGAAGCTCTCCAAGATCGAGATCCTGCGCCTCGCCATCTGCTACATCTCCTATCTCAACCACGTGCTGGACGTGTAG